The sequence TGTTTCAGGAATTTTGCTGTCCTTTATATGTGATTAAATGGCTGCCAAACCCATTGCCTGTATTAAAGAGCTCtaaaaaccctgggtaacaatgTGTTTTTTTCAGAGACCCTGCAGATGTTTCTTCTGAGAGTGACAATGCCATGACCTCTAGCACTGTGAGCAAGCTTGCAGAAGCCAGGAGAACTACGTATCTCTCTGGGAGATGGGTGTGTGATGACCACAATGGGGACACCAGCATCAGCATTGCAGGGCCTTGGATAAGTCTTCCTAATAATGGAGACTATTCAGCTTATTACAACTGGGTGGAAGAGAAAAAAACTACACAAGGACCAGGTAAGAAGCAAAGTTTTATTGACTTTCTCCGTGATCTGGCTCAGTCTGTAGAACTGTAAGTTGTGCGGCCAGCAGAAGGCACTTCAGGACTGAGACCTCCCCAGATGGTTTTGTGCAGCTTTGTAGCTGCAAATGAGCCATTTCACCATAGTCCTAAGGAGATGAAGGATTGCTCATCAAGGGATCAAATCTTTGTAATTCTCTTCTGGTGGGGAGACGCTAGTGAGATATATAATACAGAAGTGTAGTAGAAGAAAAACAATGTCAGTTGTTGTTAACATGGTTTACATGCTGTAAAGCAAATGTAACAAATATTCCAAGAATTACTGTTTTCTACTAACTTCTCCCAGCCTTGTTGTGACTGAGTATTGGATTCCCAAGGTTCTGAATATTGATAAATGATGCTGTCTTGGGTCTGTTTCATTAACAGATCAACCTGGATATGATTAAAGCCATAATGGaatgatttctttatttcttttagaTATGGAGCATAATAATCCTGCCTATACCATCAGTGCTGCATTGTGCTATGCAACTCAACTCGTTAACATTTTGTCTCATATACTTGATGTAAATCTTCCCAAGAAGTTGTGTAACAGGCAAGTGGTTCCACATTTTTAAGAAGCTGAATGACAGACCAATTTTGAGCTGACTTTAGTTCGCTCTTGTTCTGTGAGCATAACCTACAAGAAGCTGTTACCTGGGCTGGCTGGTTTGTAATGGCTTTACGTTTTTGTGCAACTTACTTGTCTTTGGGAGGGCAAATAGGGGCTTGAAGTCCAGTTAATATGTTTTTGAGAGCCCAGAGTTTTCAGCATAGGTCAGATTTGTTGTTTTTCACTGCAAACATTCAGTGACCTCAATTTAGGAACGCAGTATGACCTAGGATTAATAGAGCGCCTCTCATCCTAAAGGAACCCACAGAGCTTCAGTTCTGTGGCCCAGTTCGACAACTTAGTCATGTGACACAGTACTAGTCATGTTGAGAAAGGGCTGAAGTGTGGAGCTCTATAATACGCACTGGGCCACTAcagtgcagccatctctggggtgaggAGCCAAACCAGTGGGAAGCACTGTGCAAACTCCAaattttttcagaagtgccatTGAGTCTTTAACGTCTGTGCAGAGCAGATGGGCTCCATATCCACCAGGCTGTATGGAGCTCAGTTTATCTACCTAGGTTGGGGATGGCTCTGTCAACCCTGCAGAGGTCTGAACCAAAAGCTACAGAGACTTTTTCAGTATTTAAAGCTAGAAGTTTAGACTGCTAAGAGAAACTCTCTGGCCCTAATGGCCTTTCTGTGCTCCTAACTTACTTCTATTGAAGCTAATGGCATTATTCATGGGAATAAGatgggcagaatctggccccaaatgggTGTTGTCTGGTAAAAATTAGTGAGCTTGCAAGGTGAGGATATGTGTTCTCACAAATGCTCTAGACACTGGTGCTATGATGGATTTAAACAAATGTTTAACATGGGGGTGTTTATCTGTAAGCATATGGTGATAAGCCAACAGAGTGCTCTGAAATAAAGATCAAGTTACTGGCTCAAGACAGTATCAACagcttttctctgtgtgtgtgtttgtgtttctttttttaacagcGAGTTCTGTAGCGAGAACCTCAGCAGGCGGAAGTTTACTCGGGCAGTGAAGAAGCTGAATGCCAATATCCTTTATCTTTGTTTTTCTCAGGTCTGGTGAATACATATTTAGATTCtttgaacatattttaaaataactgaagtTATAAGGATCCTCCAGTAACTactatttttcctctttctccatTTTTCTAGCATGTAAATTTAGATTTATTGCATCCACTACATACACTCAGGAACCTGATGTACCTGGTCAGTCCAGACACTGAAAACTTGGGCAGGTAAATAGATGGAACGTTTGTGTCTTGTCTCCATAatgtagaatttatttttaaattctaaagGTTTAACTTATCGTCATGGTTAGTATCGCTATGAGGGGCTGATCCTGCTTCACTGCAGCTGTGGAAGGTGCTGACCCAGCAAACCAGAGGGGTTCCTTTGTGGCAATCAAGATGGTTCCAGTGTGGAAATGGGGGAGGATAGCATTTGGGGACCTGTATGTCAGAGAATTCtgtccatcttttaaaaaagatgttgtagaattggagagagtgcagaaaaGAGCGAAAAAATTATCTGAAGGCTTTAGAAAATGCCTTACAATGAGAGACATAAAGAgatcaatctgtttagcttatcaaaaaaaaaaagatcaagagGTGTAACCTTGCTGATGAGCCATGTGGGAGTCAACATGCTTCCACATGATGAtggaatttgtatttttttttttttcagtttgggtttctaaaaatccaggaaatttatatttaaaagaaactacattaaaagaacattaaggttgtgaAGACTTAAAATTTGGAAATGCCAGGGTTAAGGGTACCTGTGCTGTTCGATGCCCTGTGCACACCAGGAAGGAGATAGGAGTTAGAGGGCCATTCCTGGTCTTctcaggtcaagatgggggcagAAAATCAACCCATGCATCTTGCGTGGCATCACGGAACAATACAATCAGACTGAGCAAATACATTTACAAGTACGGGCTCCTGAGTTCCACCTATGTGTTTGTCCTGGATCTTGTACATGGTGGAGATCTACAGTGGGTAATTTCATATTGGACACATCCTAGTATATTTAATTTTATACTGAGCtagctttaaaaattaaaaaaccagCAGTTCTGTAGCAGTCAGAGATTTCCACCATCATGGCTGTCAGTGAATAATTTCTCTGCGgcttttttaatatttcaaagtCCAAAGCAGAGCACTGTTAGAAATTCCTCCCTCTTGGTTGCTCTGTAGACCAAAACTTCAATATCACTCACCATTTCCTCAGCATATGCTGTCATCACTGAGTATTTCTCTCAGCCAACTAATAGAGACATGGTAACCACGTAATATAGCTGATTTACACTCTTACTTTGCCTTCATCTGCTTCCCAATGTACCCAAGGTGTAGTTTCTCTGCTGTTTTCCACTGTGGGGGCTGATGGGATTGTGTCGATGTGTTCACAGGTCTGGGCCATTTGAAATAAGTGCTGATCTCGAAGACTCCATGGAGTTTGTGGATCCCGGTGCTGCTGGTGAAACGGATGAGAGTGGAGACGAGCACGTCAGCGATGAAGAGACTGACCTAGGGACGGACTGGGAGAATCTGCCAAGCCCTAGATTTTGCGACATCCCCTCTCAGCCGGTAGAGATGTTACAGAGTCAGAGCACGCAGGCCTCCCCGCCGatcgccagcagcagtgcaggtgGAATGATCTCTTCTGCTGCAGCCTCCGTGACGTCCTGGTTCAAGGCATACACTGGACACCGTTAATGAGCACGTGGGAAGGATCATAGGCCTTGCGGAAGGAATCCCTCCCCCGCCAATGCTGTAGTAACCCTTACATGTTGAGTTAAGTAGTGCCTGgaatgcaagaggtcagactttAATTTTGTAAACCGGAAGAACCTTTTTATTTACTCAAGATGACTGTGACGGTGACGTTTTGTAAATTAGCTAGACCTACGCTTCTGACTTATTCCATAAGGGCACTTGCTGTCTCTGAATTCTGTCTGCATTGTTGAATAGTGAAGAAAAAGGGCCCTGCAGTAGTGTCCAGATTTTTACTTCCTGGAGGAGGAAGTTTGGAATACTCGGATCAGGGGCAAGGATGGGGAGAAAGCTGCTAATAATTCAGACTGGACAGTGGTGCAAACACACACGATTCACATTTGGTTAAACTCCCTACAGAGTTTTGTTCGTGTGTGTTTAGCTCTGGGTCACATAATGCATAGAAAACTTACAGCACAACTGTACATTTCGAAATCATTGTTTGTTCATTCAGGATATGAACATTTTTAATGTGGTTTTTCATCTTTGTTGCCATATTTTTAAGAGAAAGCAGCATGGATGGTGACTTACGACGctgattgcttttttaaaaatggggttcTGGGTTACGCTCTTGGGGTAGAAAACTGGTTCATTTCATGCTGTTTTCATGAGCAGGTTGCCTAAAAGTTTCATGTTGTCCTGTTCAAAGCACCCTGGGTTTTTACTATTAACACCCCCGCACCAAAGAAACACTGGACGTTCTCTTAACTGGACCCACATTCGCCAATACAGAAGGATGACATTGCTGCAATAATATCCATCCATTACATCTCTATGGTCTCCGTTTTCACTTCAAGCGAGTTTAATGAAGTTGTGTGTTCTCCACACTACATGCATTTGAAAAgctgttttattttgtgtttatagtgggggggagggtttcTTGCTCACTAAATACTGAGAAGTCCATTTCACTGCAGAAATGCTCATGGCGCAGTCAGCCTGTCTGAAAAACCCCGGAAGATGTGGTGCGGGCAGACGCTTTCATTAGCAAGcgcccccctgcagcctcctgccTTGCAGATGCGTATTACTTTGCTTACAAATGTTTTTCTCAGTGAGGCTTCAGAAACACGTGATTTACATTTTATCCAGCTGAGCTGATTTTACTTCATCATGGGGTAAATGGCATAAACACatgtccccctcccactcccctcaaATACAAGATCTCAGCCATTCTACCTTATTGTTCTCTTATGGTGACACGTCTGTTCCTGTACAAACAGGTGGTGGTAGATTGCAATGAGCTAATGCTTATGTGGGATTACTTCGTCATCTCTGGGTGCGTGTGCACTTGTCAGATATTGGCTCTGGGGCTTGCTCACCTCACTCTTCCTTTCCCTCTGTAGTGATTTTTCTTCTAACTAGAAGAATGAGGCGTATGACTTCCTGAGTGCTGGCTCACATAACTTCAGCAAGGAGTGCTGGAAGAAGGGCAACTTGTAATACTTCTCTGCCCCCGAGTCCAGGCAGATTTACACACAGTGACGGGCTTTTTTTAGTGAAGCGCACCAATCACaagctcttctctctcccttttccctctTTTGTATGGCAGCTTTTTCTACGTGGCCTCAGGAGTGAGGCTGTGACAAGGAAGCCTTCGGAGATAGggatttcctttaattttttcttattttctgactttgggggattttttttttttttaaaccaaagacCCTTAAATCTGTAATGTTGGAACGTAAACTTTTAGATGGGATTTCCCTCTATCCATACAACTGCTTTAGTTGAATCCCAAGACTGGGGTTCATTCTGGGAAAGGGAACGGTTGAGTTAATAGGAGAATCGTCAAGAATCCTGGTCTAATATAGTCTGAATTAAGACTGCCAGGTCCCTAGAGACTCCTACTGAGGATAAGACTGGAACTCTGTCCAAGGCTGGGGGAAGCTAGGATTCCGTTACTGTGTTAAGTAAAGGCACTTTACTAGTTGCAGCTGATCAGATCCCTTGGTGTGTGTGAGCAACCAGCACGTGCTCACAAGTACTGTATTTTGGGCTCTTCGTGTCACCTCTGATATTACTCGGTTCTCCATTTATTTTGCACTGGACCCTACCATGTAAATATCCTTTTACGTACACATTTCTACCCCTGTTTTATGTGCTACTTATTACAACTTTTTTCATATAAACGCAAGAACCATCATTTAGTTTTATACACTAAAATTAATTAGGTACTTCACAAAAAATCTTTAAGCCATAGACCATCATAAACATCATGTTTTCcgtattttgaaataatttctttgCAAACATGTCATTTCACTCAACGTGCGCAGAGGCACCAAAAGATTGTTGCAATGAGATGGGACATAATATCTTTTCAAGAAATGCTTTTGTAACAGaatacagaatttttttcttaaaaaaaaaaaaagaaaaaaaagtggtttGCACGTGTGTAGTGACGGGAGTGGGATGGTTTGTGTCCAAACCTTGAGTGCACTTGACTGGATTAGTTtatagattttgtttgtttttcccaggGGTTGTGAGGGGGAAAACCCCCTTCAATTATGCATATTCTATTTGAAGGCAGCCAATGGAGAATTTATTAAATGATTTATGGTACCATGAATGCAGGAATTTCCACTTAGGCCATGATTTTTGAAAGCAACTAGTGATCTTAAGTGCCCAACCCAAGATTTTCAGGGACAGGGCTGAGAACCCATCAGCTGAAAAACAGGCCCCTTTCaggtgtctcaaactgggcatctaaaaatcactagtcatttttgaaaagctgtgccttcctctgcagcttccaAACTGGTGTAACGAAACACAAATGTTTTATCTAAATTTTATTATATTACTGCAATAAATCTTTAATGGTAATTTTCCAAAggtgtatttttaaagaaaaaaaatgatcatGTGTGTTTTGTTCATAAATATGGGGAAAGAGCATCAGTGTTTAGAGAATTGAAATGTACCTTATGCACTTGAGTCAAGTCTACCTTAGaaagggtttgctggtatagttacCCTGGCAAACCCCTCCTAGTGTAGGCAGTTATATTGGCCAAAAAGTGCGTTTATGGGTATGGCCTACTGATGAGCAACATGCGCTATACTGCCAGAAGCACTTCTTTGCCCATTTAATTTTGTCTACGCTGGGGCTCTTTCTGATATAAACATGTTGCCAAGAAAAAAACTCCCTAGTTGACATTACAATATGGGGAAGTTTCTCAGGTAGGCCTGGCTTCGTTACAGATGTGGCTAACCCCAGTCCTGGTTTTGAACACATCTGCATTGGGGGCTTTGACTCCATCCCTCACATGTAACAGGACCTGCATGTTCTCAGGGCTTCTCCTCCTGTAGGGTGCTGCAGCTGATGCTGCTGTAAGGCTGCGCTCCCAGCGTGGGAGTTAATCCATCCCCCCAGGAGGTGGGACTGATGTAGAGAGAAGCTTGCCTATTGACAGCGATCTACAGATGGGGTGAGGTCAGTAGAACCACAGCATGCAGgggggtgaatttttcacacctctgagcaacatacttCTATCAAGAGAGGCctggagtgtagaccaggctctgcctaaagtggggggaggggaaaagacatctCAGACCCTGAATTAGAATTTACCCTTTATTTAGCAAATTCTGGGGCTCAGTTCTGCTCCCTTGTGCTCAGACTGAGACTTGCCTTCCTCTGGGAGGCTGAGGTGGTTTGATAAAGGAGTCTACGTATGTGCAATATCAATATAATCACCAAGACAGCCTACTGGACAAGAATATGCAAGTCATGCTCTATGCACCCAGCTACTTAAAGCACAGGTTAGGCTGGTTGGATGGCAGCTGGCCCTCATCACTCCTGCTCGCTCAGGCAGCTGCAGCAGTTGTCTTCTTTCCCCTTCggtatgtacatttttttttctcctccaagACTCAAGGGAAGTTTCGCTTGGAGGTTTCAGACCGTCTCATGCTCATGCCTGTCTTGTCCTAACAGGGTGACCAGGGTCCCACCCATCACCCCAAAGGTGATCACACTAACCCCTATCTAGTTACAAAATATTTTCCTCCAACAGCTGCTATTTGTACCTTGCTGAGCTGGGCCTGGCTGCTGTGAAGCGACAGCATTTGATCTTatctttgtggggtggggggggaagtcTCCTTCTTCCTTACTTTAACTAAAGCTCAAAGCCAAATCACACCCCATCCTTTCTAGGGTGGTTTTGCTGCTCTTTCCCCTAGGAatagaaaggagagcagcactTGCACCTGCCTAATGTTTAGTTTGCAATGTAGGTGTAGCTGTGGTGGTCCCAGGCTACAAGAGAGAGGAGGTTGGGGAGGggatatcatttattggaccaacttctgcggGTGAGAGAGCAGCTCTAGAGCCACACAGCTCTTCTTAGGGTCTGGGAAAGGAAATCTTAGCATCACAGCTAAATTCAAGAcagaacagactgtttagcataaggaCTTTGAATGGTCCTTTACTATATGTGctcactacttatgctaaacaatctgttccatctcaCATTTAGCTGAGCTGCTGGGATTtatttcctttcccagacctgaagagctcttgGAAAACTCATCCCTGTcacccaacagaagttggtccaataaacgatatCCCTAcgcccaccttgtgtctctgttTCGTTGGGCTGGTGCTACCATGACTGGAGGAGCCAGGCCCATCTGCAGGTGAAATCACAGCACAGATGAACaagaccccaccccactcttccaCTTCCTCCTCACAGGATCCACTTGGTGCTGTTCGCTTGAATATAAGTGTCAGGGACCCTGTCTCTTCTTTCAGATTTCCTTCAACGTGCCAGAGCCTTTGCTGGGCTCAGCTCCTGGGAGGTGGCCCCAGAAGAGCAGCAGCCCCGAAGAGTTGAGACCCACTGCTGCCCTGAGGAAAGGTTGGTGGTAATGGATTAGTTAAATtatcattttactttttaaaacacaTTGTCCTGCATGGTCCGAGGACGAGAGCTGTGCGGGACGGAAACACGTACTCATAAGGGCTGCTACTTGCTGTTTTTGAGAGAGAAAATTGCTCAACCCCTTCAGCAGGGGGCCAGcaccctccctttgcatccatgTGAGTAAGGGGAAAGTGTtttaggatatgtctgcactgcaattagacacccgcagttggcccatgccagctgacccaggctcacGCTAAGGGGCTGTTTTATGGCAGTGTAGGCCCAGGCTCTAGGACACTGTGaagtggaagggtcccagagcccaggctgcagcctgggcacaAACCACCATTAAACAGCCCCAGAGCCACTGTGGGTGTCTTAACTGCAGCACAGACATGCCCTGACATAAACCCAAGCCAGCCACCTTTCCTAGCTGGAACAAATGTCAATAGCACAGAGATACTTTTTGACTGGCCCCAGGGGGAGCCTgatttctcctctccccttcagctgctagtcctgagGCTCAGGTTGGAAATGAAGGGAGTGGTTGAGATGCAGATACCTCCACTCAACAAAAACCATTGCTGCAGAACAGTTCCAGGCTGCATTGCAGGAGGCAGGGCCTTCAGTGATTCCAAACTGGACTGCTGCTTACTTTTCCTACCGGCAACTGTCTGCTGCCAGAGGCTGGGTAGAATATCCCTACACCAGCAGGTCTGGTAACGGTGCAGTGGGGCCCCTCTCCCACACGATGTGTTTTGATCCAGTTGAATTGGAGCCGGTGATTCACAGCGATCCTGGTCAGTCACATCCTCAGCCTCGTGTGGGCATATGAAAGAAGCACCCACACATATGCTTTGTTTTGTGGCAACTAGCtgttcccctgccctgccccttgccGGAGGCGTTACTTGTAGAgcgtgtatcttttagaaagaagCTAGACCCTCCTTTCTTTGGTCCTTTTGAATGTTTTTATTCGCTGTGACTGAGGCTTGCATTCAAAATAAAGTGACTGCTACATCGCTCTGCCTGGCAAAACTCTCTCTGGAAAAGTGCTCGCGTCACATGTTCGTTCCATTCCCATTGGCAGGAGGGACGCACGGGTGGACAGCTGCAGTTCTTCCTTGCTTCCCCCATGGCACGGAACTGGACAACGTCACAAAGGGAATTTGTTTTGAAAGTGTGTGTGATGCGAAAACAGGATTCTTATGGAAACTGTTCTCTCAGGCCTTCATTGTAATCCACACAGGCTAGTACACCCTCTGGATAAGTGTGCAAAATCCCCATGAAAAGGCAATTAATTACACAGATTAAAAATGTAACAGGTCACAGACTTTATGAAGTACAACTGTGAGCAGTCAGGCCTCAGGAGGATGGACTGGTGCATGGAACTGCTGTTCAGACAAGAGTAGCTATGTACCCAGCCTCATGAGACCTCCTGGGACAGTCATGCAGCCCAGTTAATTCGGCTCCCACACCATTGGACATAGTCAAACAGCATTTAAACACCCACTGCAGAAAGCGTGATCAACCCAGCATCTTGAGCACAACCCTTGGTTGAGCCTGGCTTCTGGCAGGAACCAAGCCAGACTTGAGGGGGACCGGAATCTGATGTTCTAAAATTAGCCAGCCAGTACCATTTGAGCATAGTTCTACCCAACTAAGTTTTGCAGTGGGTATGGCTGTGTCCACATTCATTCCAGTGTAGGGAGCGGTGAAAGAGCACAAGCTAAGGGTTCTTCTGAAGGGTGGGGTGAGGAATTCATTCattaaaactgattttcaaaTACTGCACTAATTTGAAATAAGAACCcactttttctctccctctgaaCTACACCACAGTGTGAACTATTGCCTGAAGTTTTACATCACTTTATTTCAGGGCAAATTGTACAAGAAGAGAAAGTCAGATAAGGCA comes from Lepidochelys kempii isolate rLepKem1 chromosome 6, rLepKem1.hap2, whole genome shotgun sequence and encodes:
- the ATG14 gene encoding beclin 1-associated autophagy-related key regulator, with the protein product MASPSGCWPQPGWRGPGAAAGALGEEDAEGLYVAVERCPLCNTTRRRLTCAKCVRGGDFVFFDGRDSERFLDKKERLKHLKTKQSEFQNHVLKAMEGKRITDQLRWKIMSCKMRIEQLKQTICKENDEMTRSSEGLLRIKDENQKLYRRAQRHQEKKEKIQRHNRKLGDLVEKKNYDLRSQHEHLANLRRSHILELTSVIFPIEEVKTGMRDPADVSSESDNAMTSSTVSKLAEARRTTYLSGRWVCDDHNGDTSISIAGPWISLPNNGDYSAYYNWVEEKKTTQGPDMEHNNPAYTISAALCYATQLVNILSHILDVNLPKKLCNSEFCSENLSRRKFTRAVKKLNANILYLCFSQHVNLDLLHPLHTLRNLMYLVSPDTENLGRSGPFEISADLEDSMEFVDPGAAGETDESGDEHVSDEETDLGTDWENLPSPRFCDIPSQPVEMLQSQSTQASPPIASSSAGGMISSAAASVTSWFKAYTGHR